The sequence GCCGGTTCTTTGCGGCGCAATGGCCGGTTCGTCGTCATGAGCGGCTTGGCCGATCGCGGACGCTCGCGAGCGCGCTCGCAAAATCTGTCGGCGCTCGGGGTGACTCGCTGGCCGTCGGATTTCTCCTCGGCGCCGGCAGGCACTCGCTGACGCCGGCTTCTCACGGCGTCCTCGCTTCGTCGTCGCGTCCTCGAGTCATCTCATCATCTCGTCATCTCGTCATCTCGCGGCTTTCGCCGCGCGTGCCGGTCAATGCCGCGCAGCGCGGCCGACGACCACTGGCGCCGTCGGCGTGCGTCATTCACGCCTTTCGAGGCCATCCGGAGCCGTTCCAGGCGCTCAGACTCGCTTCGAGGCGCTGCCGACAGTGCCCGACTGGTTGCGAGCGGTGCGAGCGGCTCGAACGCCCGCGAACCCGCTGCCGATCATCGTGCGTCGCCGCGAACCGTCCGCTGCGGCCGCTCGTCCGCGCCCGTCGTCCCTATCGCAAAAGCGACTCGAAACTTGCAAAAAAGCTGCGCACGACGCGCGGCCGGCAATGCCCGCCGCCGACGTTTACCCCGCTAAAACAGTGCTGTGCGCGTGCCGCGCGCCGGCGTCGCCGTGATATTGCGGCGCAGCATTGCGCGCCACCGCCATTTGAGCCGATTTTTTTCGCTTGCGACTATCCGCGTCAAACCGGCGCAGCCGTCCGTGCGCCACTCCCATCACGATCACGGAGACAAGCGTGTTTCTATACGGCTTTGGCCCGCTCATCTGGGCCGGCACCGTGCAGACGATCGAGCTGTCGGTGCTGTCGCTCGCGGCCGCAATCGTGCTCGGCCTCGTCGGCGCGGTGGCGAAGCTCTCGCACAATCGCGCGCTGCGCGCGATGGCGACGGGCTACACGACGCTCATCCGCTCGGTGCCCGATCTCGTGCTGATGCTGCTGCTGTTCTACAGCATTCAGATCTGGCTGAACCAGTTCACCGATCTGATGAACTGGGATCAGATCGACATCGATCCGTTCGTCGCGGGCGTGCTGACGCTCGGCTTCATCTACGGCGCGTACTTCACCGAGACGTTTCGCGGCGCGTTCCTCTCGGTGCCGCGCGGCCAGCTCGAGGCGGGCAGCGCGTACGGGATGAGCGGCATGCGCGTGTTCGTGAGGATCATGTTTCCGCAGATGATGCGCTTCGCGCTGCCCGGCATCGGCAACAACTGGCAGGTGCTCGTGAAGGCGACCGCGCTCGTGTCGATCATCGGCCTGGCCGACGTCGTGAAAGCCGCGCAGGACGCGGGCAAGAGCACGTTCAACATGTTCTTCTTCATCCTCGTCGCGGCGCTCGTGTATCTCGCGATCACGACGGTCTCCAATCTCGTGCTCAGGCAGCTCGAGAAGCGTTATTCCATCGGCGTGAGGCACGCGGAACTATGATCGAGATTCTCCAGGAATTCGGGCGCGCGTTCTTCTACTGGGACGGCCAGCGCATGTCGGGGCTTGCCGTCACGCTGTGGCTGCTCGTCGCGTCGCTCGCGATCGGCTTTGCCTGCGCGGTGCCGCTCGCGGTCGCGCGGGTGTCGAAGAACCGCTGGCTGTCGACGCCCGTGCGCTTCTACACGTACGTGTTTCGCGGCACGCCGCTCTACGTGCAATTGCTCCTCATCTACACCGGGATGTACAGCCTCGCGTTCGTTCGCGATCATGCGTTCCTCGACGCGTTCTTCAGGAGCGGCTTCAACTGCGCGATCCTCGCGTTCGCGCTCAACACCTGTGCGTACACGACCGAGATCTTCGCGGGCGCGATCCGCGCGATCCCGCACGGCGAGGTCGAGGCGGCGCGCGCGTACGGGATGAGCCCGCTCACGATGTACCGCCGGGTGATCCTGCCGTCGTCGCTGCGCCGCGCGCTGCCGCTTTACAGCAACGAAGTGATCCTGATGCTGCATGCGACGACGGTTGCGTTCACGGCGACCGTGCCCGATATCCTGAAGGTCGCGCGCGACGCGAATTCGGCGACGTACATGGCGTTCCAGTCGTTCGGAATCGCCGCGCTGATCTATCTTGCGGTATCGTTCGCACTCGTCGCGGCCTTTCGTCGGGCCGAGCGCCACTGGCTCGCGTATCTCGCGGCCGGCCGTCATTGATTTCACTCCAGGGAGAGCCAGTTGGCAGAGACCACGACCACGACCGCCGCGTGCAAGCTCGAGGCGCGGGACATCCACAAGCGCTACGGCGACAACGAGGTGCTCAAGGGCGTGTCGCTGAACGCGAAGGCGGGCGACGTCATCAGCATCATCGGCGCGAGCGGCTCCGGCAAGAGCACGTTCCTGCGCTGCATCAATTTTCTTGAGCGGCCGAACGCGGGTCAGATCGTCGTCGACGGCGAGACGGTGCGCACGAAGGCCGATCGCGCGGGCAGCCTCGAAGTCGCCGATCACAAGCAGCTGCAGCGGATTCGCACGAAGCTTGCGATGGTGTTCCAGCACTTCAACCTGTGGGCGCACATGAACGTGCTCGAGAACGTGATGGAGGCGCCGGTGCACGTGCTCGGCCTTCCGAAGCGCGAGGCCGAGGAGCGCGCGCGCGAATATCTGGAGAAGGTGGGCCTCGCGCCGCGCGTGGAAAAGCAGTATCCGTCGCATCTGTCGGGCGGTCAGCAGCAGCGCGTCGCAATTGCGCGCGCGCTCGCGATGCATCCGGACGTGATGCTGTTCGACGAGCCGACGTCGGCGCTCGACCCGGAGCTCGTCGGCGAAGTGCTGAAGGTGATGCAGAAGCTCGCGGAGGAAGGGCGCACGATGATCGTCGTCACGCACGAGATGGGCTTCGCGCGCAACGTGTCGAACCACGTGATGTTCCTGCACCAGGGGCGCACCGAGGAAGAGGGCGATCCGGCCGACGTGCTCGGGCGTCCGCAAAGCGAGCGCCTGAGGCAGTTCCTGTCGGGCAGCCTCAAGTAACGGTCGACGCGGCAGGTCGTGACGTCCGTGAATCGTCCAGCGAATCCCGCCCGCACGATACAGGTGGCGATCGTCGCGTTGCCGCCCGTGTCGATGTCGGGCGTGGGGCCGATCGTCGACGCGTTGAATCTCGCGAACGAGATCGACGCGCGCCTGTTGTACCGCTGGCAGGTGTGCTCGTGGGACGGCCGCGCGGTGCCGCTCGCGGGCGGCGCGCAGTGGCACGCGGACGCCGCGTTCAACGATGCGATCGTCTGCGACTGGCTGATCGTCGTCAGCGAGCGGTTCCAGCAGTTCGCCGATTACCGGCTCTTTCTCGCGAGCCTCGCGCGGGTCGGCCAGCGCACGCCGCTCGTGACGGGCATTCATCACGGCGTGTGGTGGCTCGCGATGGCGGGGCAGTTGTCGGGCTACCGGGTGAGCGTGAACTGGGAGACTTACCAGCAGTTCGCGGAGCAATTCGAGCGTTCGATCGTCACGCAGCAGATCTTCGAGATCGACCGCGATCGCGCGACGTGCGCGGGCGGCCAGGCGAGCGTTGATTTCATGCTGGCGATGATCGGCCGCGATCAGGGGCCGGAGCTGGCGGAGCGGGTTGCGGACGCGCTCGGCACGGGGCCGCTTCGCAGCGGCGAGGAGCGCCAGCGGATTCCGTTCGTGACGGCGCCGGGCGAGCGGCACCCGCGATTGAACGATGCGCTGCTGCTGATGGAGGCGAATGTCGAGGACCCGCTGACGACGGACGAGATCGCGGGGCTCGTCGGCGTGTCGCGGCGGCAGCTCGAGCGACTCTTCAGACAGTATCTCGGCGCGATGCCGTCGAAGTATTACCTGAATTTGCGGTTGCTGAAGGCGCGCACGCAGTTGCAGCGCACGAGCAAGTCGGTCGTGCAGGTGAGTCTCGCGTGCGGGTTTTCTTCGGCGGCGCATTTTTCGAATGCCTATCGGGAACGCTTCGGCGTCACGCCGCGCGAGGATCGGCGCGCGTGGCTCGAGAAGCAGCACGGGAAGGGGGGCGCCGAGCCGCCTCGCGCGGGGGCCTTGGTGGAGCGGCCGCCGGCTCGGGACTGAGCGTGAGCAGTCCTTGGGGGCGCTTTCTTCGTTGCGTTTTTTTTGTCGGTTGTTTGGCGTATGTGTGTGTGTCGTGAATGGCCTGTGATGTTTGCGGTCTGTGAGCGTCGCCCCTCCCCGGGGCGGGGGTCACTTTTCTTTGTCTTGCCAAAGAAAAGTAACCAAAAGAAAGGCGCGTCCTTCGGCGGACAGCAAAGGGAGCTGCGTTCGCTCTTCTCGCCAGCTTCACCGCTCACTTCGCTGCAAACCACTCTTTCATGTCACGGCTCGCCCCGCACGACGCATGCCGCCAATCTCAAGGTATGCCAATTATTCAAATCCGAGGCTCGCGCCTTGATGTGCCCATCGTCCGAGCGCAGCGAAAAAGGAGCCGGCGGGCGATGCGACGACACGGCCCCCGCGCGATCCGCTCCGCGTTCCGGTGCGACGCGACACGTTGGGGCCGTGCCGACACGAACGAGCATGTCGCCTTAGGCCTGGGCCGAAAAAGCGCCTTTCTTTAGGTTACTTTTCTTTGGCAAGACAAAGAAAAGTGACCCCCGCCCCGGGGAGGGGCGACGCTGACAGACCGCAAACATCACAGGCCATTCACGACACACACATACGCCAAACAACCGACAAAAAATCGTCGCCCGCCGAAAAGGGCAAAAGAACCCCATCCGACAAATCGCGTCGCAATTGCGCAAGACGCATCGCGCGGCGTTGCCTAAACTTGAATCTGTTACCTCTTACGAAACGAAAGGAATCGTCATGAAGAGCCCGAACGTGTCCCGTCAGACTTTCGATGAAGTGATGGTGCCGGTGTTCGCCCCCGCGCCGTTCGTGCCTGAGCGCGGCGAAGGCTCGCGCGTGTGGGACACGGAAGGCCGCGACTACGTCGATTTCGCGGGCGGCATCGCCGTCACCGCGCTCGGCCACGGTCATCCGGAGCTCCTCAAGGTCCTCGACGAGCAAGGCCGCAAGCTCTGGCACATCGGCAACGGCTACACGAACGAGCCCGTCCTGCGCCTCGCGAAGCGCCTCGAATCGCTCACGTTCGCCGATCGCGCGTTCTTCGCGAACTCCGGCGCCGAAGCCAACGAGGCCGCCCTCAAGCTCGCGCGCCGAGTCGCGTTCGAGCGACACGGCGCCGACAAGTACGAGATCGTGTCGTTCCTC comes from Burkholderia savannae and encodes:
- a CDS encoding ABC transporter permease; its protein translation is MFLYGFGPLIWAGTVQTIELSVLSLAAAIVLGLVGAVAKLSHNRALRAMATGYTTLIRSVPDLVLMLLLFYSIQIWLNQFTDLMNWDQIDIDPFVAGVLTLGFIYGAYFTETFRGAFLSVPRGQLEAGSAYGMSGMRVFVRIMFPQMMRFALPGIGNNWQVLVKATALVSIIGLADVVKAAQDAGKSTFNMFFFILVAALVYLAITTVSNLVLRQLEKRYSIGVRHAEL
- a CDS encoding ABC transporter permease gives rise to the protein MIEILQEFGRAFFYWDGQRMSGLAVTLWLLVASLAIGFACAVPLAVARVSKNRWLSTPVRFYTYVFRGTPLYVQLLLIYTGMYSLAFVRDHAFLDAFFRSGFNCAILAFALNTCAYTTEIFAGAIRAIPHGEVEAARAYGMSPLTMYRRVILPSSLRRALPLYSNEVILMLHATTVAFTATVPDILKVARDANSATYMAFQSFGIAALIYLAVSFALVAAFRRAERHWLAYLAAGRH
- a CDS encoding ABC transporter ATP-binding protein; the encoded protein is MAETTTTTAACKLEARDIHKRYGDNEVLKGVSLNAKAGDVISIIGASGSGKSTFLRCINFLERPNAGQIVVDGETVRTKADRAGSLEVADHKQLQRIRTKLAMVFQHFNLWAHMNVLENVMEAPVHVLGLPKREAEERAREYLEKVGLAPRVEKQYPSHLSGGQQQRVAIARALAMHPDVMLFDEPTSALDPELVGEVLKVMQKLAEEGRTMIVVTHEMGFARNVSNHVMFLHQGRTEEEGDPADVLGRPQSERLRQFLSGSLK
- a CDS encoding GlxA family transcriptional regulator — its product is MNRPANPARTIQVAIVALPPVSMSGVGPIVDALNLANEIDARLLYRWQVCSWDGRAVPLAGGAQWHADAAFNDAIVCDWLIVVSERFQQFADYRLFLASLARVGQRTPLVTGIHHGVWWLAMAGQLSGYRVSVNWETYQQFAEQFERSIVTQQIFEIDRDRATCAGGQASVDFMLAMIGRDQGPELAERVADALGTGPLRSGEERQRIPFVTAPGERHPRLNDALLLMEANVEDPLTTDEIAGLVGVSRRQLERLFRQYLGAMPSKYYLNLRLLKARTQLQRTSKSVVQVSLACGFSSAAHFSNAYRERFGVTPREDRRAWLEKQHGKGGAEPPRAGALVERPPARD